From a single Pongo pygmaeus isolate AG05252 chromosome 12, NHGRI_mPonPyg2-v2.0_pri, whole genome shotgun sequence genomic region:
- the ALKAL2 gene encoding ALK and LTK ligand 2 isoform X3: MRGPGRPLLLGLLLVLGAAGRGRGVAEPREPADGQALLRLVVELVQELRKHHSAEHKGLQLLGRDCALGRAEAAGLGPSPEQRVEIVPRDLRMKDKFLKHLTGPLYFSPKCSKHFHRLYHNTRDCTIPAYYKRCARLLTRLAVSPVCMEDK, translated from the exons ATGCGCGGACCCGGGCGCCCCCTCCTCCTGGGGCTGCTGCTGGTGCTGGGGGCGGCGGGGCGCGGCCGGGGGGTCGCGGAGCCCCGGGAGCCGGCGGACGGACAGGCGCTGCTGCGGCTGGTGGTGGAGCTCGTCCAGGAGCTGCGGAAGCACCACTCGGCGGAGCACAAGGGCCTGCAGCTCCTCGGGCGGGACTGCGCCCTGGGCCGCGCGGAGGCGGCGGGGCTGGGGCCTTCGCCGGAGCAGCGAGTGG AAATTGTTCCTCGAGATCTGAGGATGAAGGACAAGTTTCTAAAACACCTTACAG GCCCTCTTTATTTTAGTCCAAAGTGCAGCAAACACTTCCATAGACTTTATCACAACACCAGAGACTGCACCATTCCTGCAT ACTATAAAAGATGCGCCAGGCTTCTTACCCGGCTGGCTGTCAGTCCAGTGTGCATGGAGGATAAG TGA
- the ALKAL2 gene encoding ALK and LTK ligand 2 isoform X2 — protein MRGPGRPLLLGLLLVLGAAGRGRGVAEPREPADGQALLRLVVELVQELRKHHSAEHKGLQLLGRDCALGRAEAAGLGPSPEQRVEIVPRDLRMKDKFLKHLTGPLYFSPKCSKHFHRLYHNTRDCTIPAYYKRCARLLTRLAVSPVCMEDKQ, from the exons ATGCGCGGACCCGGGCGCCCCCTCCTCCTGGGGCTGCTGCTGGTGCTGGGGGCGGCGGGGCGCGGCCGGGGGGTCGCGGAGCCCCGGGAGCCGGCGGACGGACAGGCGCTGCTGCGGCTGGTGGTGGAGCTCGTCCAGGAGCTGCGGAAGCACCACTCGGCGGAGCACAAGGGCCTGCAGCTCCTCGGGCGGGACTGCGCCCTGGGCCGCGCGGAGGCGGCGGGGCTGGGGCCTTCGCCGGAGCAGCGAGTGG AAATTGTTCCTCGAGATCTGAGGATGAAGGACAAGTTTCTAAAACACCTTACAG GCCCTCTTTATTTTAGTCCAAAGTGCAGCAAACACTTCCATAGACTTTATCACAACACCAGAGACTGCACCATTCCTGCAT ACTATAAAAGATGCGCCAGGCTTCTTACCCGGCTGGCTGTCAGTCCAGTGTGCATGGAGGATAAG CAGTGA
- the ALKAL2 gene encoding ALK and LTK ligand 2 isoform X4 gives MRGPGRPLLLGLLLVLGAAGRGRGVAEPREPADGQALLRLVVELVQELRKHHSAEHKGLQLLGRDCALGRAEAAGLGPSPEQRVEIVPRDLRMKDKFLKHLTGPLYFSPKCSKHFHRLYHNTRDCTIPA, from the exons ATGCGCGGACCCGGGCGCCCCCTCCTCCTGGGGCTGCTGCTGGTGCTGGGGGCGGCGGGGCGCGGCCGGGGGGTCGCGGAGCCCCGGGAGCCGGCGGACGGACAGGCGCTGCTGCGGCTGGTGGTGGAGCTCGTCCAGGAGCTGCGGAAGCACCACTCGGCGGAGCACAAGGGCCTGCAGCTCCTCGGGCGGGACTGCGCCCTGGGCCGCGCGGAGGCGGCGGGGCTGGGGCCTTCGCCGGAGCAGCGAGTGG AAATTGTTCCTCGAGATCTGAGGATGAAGGACAAGTTTCTAAAACACCTTACAG GCCCTCTTTATTTTAGTCCAAAGTGCAGCAAACACTTCCATAGACTTTATCACAACACCAGAGACTGCACCATTCCTGCAT AA
- the ALKAL2 gene encoding ALK and LTK ligand 2 isoform X1, with protein sequence MRGPGRPLLLGLLLVLGAAGRGRGVAEPREPADGQALLRLVVELVQELRKHHSAEHKGLQLLGRDCALGRAEAAGLGPSPEQRVEIVPRDLRMKDKFLKHLTGPLYFSPKCSKHFHRLYHNTRDCTIPAYYKRCARLLTRLAVSPVCMEDKVHCWEFVT encoded by the exons ATGCGCGGACCCGGGCGCCCCCTCCTCCTGGGGCTGCTGCTGGTGCTGGGGGCGGCGGGGCGCGGCCGGGGGGTCGCGGAGCCCCGGGAGCCGGCGGACGGACAGGCGCTGCTGCGGCTGGTGGTGGAGCTCGTCCAGGAGCTGCGGAAGCACCACTCGGCGGAGCACAAGGGCCTGCAGCTCCTCGGGCGGGACTGCGCCCTGGGCCGCGCGGAGGCGGCGGGGCTGGGGCCTTCGCCGGAGCAGCGAGTGG AAATTGTTCCTCGAGATCTGAGGATGAAGGACAAGTTTCTAAAACACCTTACAG GCCCTCTTTATTTTAGTCCAAAGTGCAGCAAACACTTCCATAGACTTTATCACAACACCAGAGACTGCACCATTCCTGCAT ACTATAAAAGATGCGCCAGGCTTCTTACCCGGCTGGCTGTCAGTCCAGTGTGCATGGAGGATAAG GTTCACTGTTGGGAATTCGTGACTTGA
- the ACP1 gene encoding low molecular weight phosphotyrosine protein phosphatase isoform X4: MAEQSTKSVLFVCLGNICRSPIAEAVFRKLVTDQNISENWVIDSGAVSDWNVGRSPDPRAVSCLRNHGIHTAHKARQITREDFATFDYILCMDESNLRDLNRKSNQVKTCKAKIELLGSYDPQKQLIIEDPYYGNDSDFETVYQQCVRCCRAFLEKAH; this comes from the exons ATGGCGGAACAGTCTACCAAGTCCGTGCTGTTCGTGTGTCTGG GTAACATTTGTCGATCACCCATTGCAGAAGCAGTTTTCAGGAAACTTGTAACCGATCAAAACATCTCAGAGAAT TGGGTCATTGACAGCGGTGCTGTTTCTGACTGGAACGTGGGCCGGTCCCCAGACCCAAGAGCTGTGAGCTGCCTAAGAAATCATGGCATTCACACAGCCCATAAAGCAAGACAG ATTACCAGAGAAGATTTTGCCACATTTGATTATATACTATGTATGGATGAAAGCAATCTGAG AGATTTGAATAGAAAAAGTAATCAAGTTAAAACCTGCAAAGCTAAAATTGAACTACTTGGGAGCTATGATCCACAAAAACAACTTATTATTGAAGATCCCTATTAT GGGAATGACTCTGACTTTGAGACGGTGTACCAGCAGTGTGTCAGGTGCTGCAGAGCGTTCTTGGAGAAGGCCCACTGA
- the ACP1 gene encoding low molecular weight phosphotyrosine protein phosphatase isoform X2, whose amino-acid sequence MCPSIQPNPLFPHPPPFFKGNICRSPIAEAVFRKLVTDQNISENWVIDSGAVSDWNVGRSPDPRAVSCLRNHGIHTAHKARQITREDFATFDYILCMDESNLRDLNRKSNQVKTCKAKIELLGSYDPQKQLIIEDPYYGNDSDFETVYQQCVRCCRAFLEKAH is encoded by the exons ATGTGCCCTTCCATCCAACCTAACCCTCTGTTTCCccaccccccccctttttttaaaGGTAACATTTGTCGATCACCCATTGCAGAAGCAGTTTTCAGGAAACTTGTAACCGATCAAAACATCTCAGAGAAT TGGGTCATTGACAGCGGTGCTGTTTCTGACTGGAACGTGGGCCGGTCCCCAGACCCAAGAGCTGTGAGCTGCCTAAGAAATCATGGCATTCACACAGCCCATAAAGCAAGACAG ATTACCAGAGAAGATTTTGCCACATTTGATTATATACTATGTATGGATGAAAGCAATCTGAG AGATTTGAATAGAAAAAGTAATCAAGTTAAAACCTGCAAAGCTAAAATTGAACTACTTGGGAGCTATGATCCACAAAAACAACTTATTATTGAAGATCCCTATTAT GGGAATGACTCTGACTTTGAGACGGTGTACCAGCAGTGTGTCAGGTGCTGCAGAGCGTTCTTGGAGAAGGCCCACTGA
- the ACP1 gene encoding low molecular weight phosphotyrosine protein phosphatase isoform X3: MAEQSTKSVLFVCLGNICRSPIAEAVFRKLVTDQNISENWRVDSAATSGYEIGNPPDYRGQSCMKRHGIPMSHVARQITREDFATFDYILCMDESNLRDLNRKSNQVKTCKAKIELLGSYDPQKQLIIEDPYYGNDSDFETVYQQCVRCCRAFLEKAH, from the exons ATGGCGGAACAGTCTACCAAGTCCGTGCTGTTCGTGTGTCTGG GTAACATTTGTCGATCACCCATTGCAGAAGCAGTTTTCAGGAAACTTGTAACCGATCAAAACATCTCAGAGAAT TGGAGGGTAGACAGCGCGGCAACTTCCGGGTATGAGATAGGGAACCCCCCTGACTACCGAGGGCAGAGCTGCATGAAGAGGCACGGCATTCCCATGAGCCACGTTGCCCGGCAG ATTACCAGAGAAGATTTTGCCACATTTGATTATATACTATGTATGGATGAAAGCAATCTGAG AGATTTGAATAGAAAAAGTAATCAAGTTAAAACCTGCAAAGCTAAAATTGAACTACTTGGGAGCTATGATCCACAAAAACAACTTATTATTGAAGATCCCTATTAT GGGAATGACTCTGACTTTGAGACGGTGTACCAGCAGTGTGTCAGGTGCTGCAGAGCGTTCTTGGAGAAGGCCCACTGA
- the ACP1 gene encoding low molecular weight phosphotyrosine protein phosphatase isoform X1, with the protein MCPSIQPNPLFPHPPPFFKGNICRSPIAEAVFRKLVTDQNISENWRVDSAATSGYEIGNPPDYRGQSCMKRHGIPMSHVARQITREDFATFDYILCMDESNLRDLNRKSNQVKTCKAKIELLGSYDPQKQLIIEDPYYGNDSDFETVYQQCVRCCRAFLEKAH; encoded by the exons ATGTGCCCTTCCATCCAACCTAACCCTCTGTTTCCccaccccccccctttttttaaaGGTAACATTTGTCGATCACCCATTGCAGAAGCAGTTTTCAGGAAACTTGTAACCGATCAAAACATCTCAGAGAAT TGGAGGGTAGACAGCGCGGCAACTTCCGGGTATGAGATAGGGAACCCCCCTGACTACCGAGGGCAGAGCTGCATGAAGAGGCACGGCATTCCCATGAGCCACGTTGCCCGGCAG ATTACCAGAGAAGATTTTGCCACATTTGATTATATACTATGTATGGATGAAAGCAATCTGAG AGATTTGAATAGAAAAAGTAATCAAGTTAAAACCTGCAAAGCTAAAATTGAACTACTTGGGAGCTATGATCCACAAAAACAACTTATTATTGAAGATCCCTATTAT GGGAATGACTCTGACTTTGAGACGGTGTACCAGCAGTGTGTCAGGTGCTGCAGAGCGTTCTTGGAGAAGGCCCACTGA
- the ACP1 gene encoding low molecular weight phosphotyrosine protein phosphatase isoform X5, whose product MAEQSTKSVLFVCLGNICRSPIAEAVFRKLVTDQNISENWRVDSAATSGYEIGNPPDYRGQSCMKRHGIPMSHVARQVPSLDLKMCVLCFSGSLTAVLFLTGTWAGPQTQEL is encoded by the exons ATGGCGGAACAGTCTACCAAGTCCGTGCTGTTCGTGTGTCTGG GTAACATTTGTCGATCACCCATTGCAGAAGCAGTTTTCAGGAAACTTGTAACCGATCAAAACATCTCAGAGAAT TGGAGGGTAGACAGCGCGGCAACTTCCGGGTATGAGATAGGGAACCCCCCTGACTACCGAGGGCAGAGCTGCATGAAGAGGCACGGCATTCCCATGAGCCACGTTGCCCGGCAGGTACCGTCCTTGGACTTGAAGATGTGTGTTTTGTGTTTCAGTGGGTCATTGACAGCGGTGCTGTTTCTGACTGGAACGTGGGCCGGTCCCCAGACCCAAGAGCTGTGA